GCCGACGAGGATGGAGTTGAGGCGGCTGTTGAGTTGGTGGCTACAATCAACGAGACCGTCCGTACTGGACAGTGGGTTGGAGATTGTTTCATCTACACTAACTCTACGAACCGCTTGAACTACCTTGTGGGTGATCAGACTTACACAATCTCTCACTTCGACCAACCGATGTATGTTCTTGGATACCTGCCCCGGGATGGCCGTATCTACCTTGCCGACAAGGACGTCAATGCCGTCTCCTTCGGCCTTTCCCTCAGTATGGTTGAATATCAAACAGTGGTGCTGCGCGGTGATATGGAAATGGCATCTGAGCTCCTCAAGGACGTGCCTCAAGACCAGATGAACAAGGTTGCCCGCTTCCTTGAAGGCCAAGGATACAAGGAAATGGCCCTGGAAGTCGCTACGGACCCCGAGCACCGCTTTGAGTTGGCACTTGCACTGAACAATCTCGAGACTGCACTCACGATTGCCCGCGAGGCCAACGTCGAGCACAAGTGGAAAATTGTCGGTGATGCCGCCCTAGCCAGTTGGAATCTTGCTCTGGCCCAGGAGTGCTTCACAAACGCCAAGGATGTCGGTTCTTTGCTACTGTTGCACACTGCAAGCAACAACCGCTCAGGCCTCAAGGCCCTGGTCGCTCAAGCCTCGGAGTCAGGCCTCCATAACGTCGCCTTCTCCACTCTGTGGTCTCTGGGAGATGTTGACGGCTGCATCGCTCTCCTCATCCAGACAAACCGTATAGCTGAGGCAGTCCTCCTCGCCCAGACCTACAAACCCTCGAGCGCTCCTAACCTCGTCGTCCAATGGAAGGAATCCCTCGAGCAATCTGGCAAGTCCAAAGTTGCCCGCCTCATTGGTGTCCCGCCTGGTGCGCCCGACGTCGCCTCTACCGATGACGATCTTTTCCCCGAGTGGGATGAGTACATTCGCCTGGAGAAGGAGAGTGCCGTTCCCGAACCCCCTTCCTCAGAGTCCCTGATTGATGTCAAcgtcgatgaggatgaagagcCTGCGAGGACGGCTAATGGTACACTGGAGGCGGATGAGGAGGTAGAGAAAGACGATCAGGCTGCAGTGGACGAGGCAGATGCTGCCGAAGCCGAGTAAACTAACTAAAAAACACCTGATTCGATTTAGTGACTTTTCAGGAGAGTTAGGTTGATCGTTTGTTTTCTGGCTGGCCGGTCAGTTCATTCTTGATTGCGAGCGACGTCTTAACGTGTGTCCgactttttttcattttcttatTTGTAATTGCGCTGTCATGTGTCTCTAGAGCAAATTAAATGCCTAGATACAAGCAATGTGTTTCCCTCTATTTCCAGTCATTTCATGGTTGATTTACTAGATGATTGTTCCTCTATACCAAACCCGACTTTCCCTGGTGCTTGCCTGTGTATCTGGCTTTTATGAGCTTATACTCTATGGACATTGGTCAAGGCTTTTGTACAGCTAGGTGTGTAGTATTAGATACAAGAAGAACGCACACAAACGTCTAAATAAGAACATTAGACTGTGCCCAGGTGGGCCGTCGTCTGCGGGTACCCGAAAGCTACTGAGAATCAAGAGTTCTACCCGGTGGCGCAGTTGCTGCGGTTGGGCCTTGTGAATCGAATTTACTACTTCGCATCTAAGATAGCCCGACGCATCTTACTCGGTGACTAATTTAGTCGACGACGTATGATGCAGACCTGTTATGACATTGTCCTTAGTAAAGTTTTTATCGAGAATACAGAGCAAGGGTGCAGACGGTGACCTCTTGAAAAAAGCAACGAATCCAAGGGTAAAAAAGGAACCTGCCTAGAGAGAATGAACACTTGAGATGGAAGGGAGATGACCGAACAAGACAAGAGAACCAAAGCAAAGCGCTCAACGGCCGTATGAAACGAGAAGAAACAATGTCGTCTCGAAGATGAGGAGCGACTTCGACATCAAGATGCCAGACAGACTCCTTTGTGATAGGAAACCGAACAATGTGACCAACAGagcaaaaaaaggggggcaaaaagaaaaaggtcAAGATTGGTCGATATGTTAATGAAAGACATATACGTAGTTAAAAGGGAAATGGTCTCTATGAACCTCCTATTCTCTCTCACTTGCACCAGGCATTCACGATTTAATTTGGCGGGGCGAAAGGCTCTACTCCGGAATGCTAACGAAGGACGGGTCTTTAACGCTGCCTCCTGCATCACCAAGGCCAGCCACGGGTCGGTTGTATGACCATCCGGCAAACTGTTGCTGCATGGTTTGCGACAGGACGGGGCCATCGACATATGAGTCCTGGGGTGCTTCTCTGGTGAACTCAACATCGAAATTTTCAGTATCACGGGCATCCGCCTGAATCAAGTTAGCCACATGTTGATTCAATACATGATCGGGGGTAAAGTATACATACCACGTTTGGTCGGAAGCTAGGTTCGTACTTCCTCTGGAGAAGCTTGCGCCAGTCAATGTTAGCAAAGAAGTGGTGAGACTTGATCTCAGCAGCACCGTTGGCACCAAGTCGGCGCACAGGGTCACGGTCCAACAGTCGACTGAGAAGATCTCGCGCCGCAGGCGGAACGATATCGCTGCTGGGGAAGGTCAGAGGTTCTTGTAAGATCTTGCGATACATTTCGTTGGTGTTTTCATCGTAGAATGGAGGCAGGCCTGTCAACATTTCGTATAGCAAGACACCGAGAGTCCACCAATCCACAGTCTTGGTGTAGCCgttgccaagaagaagttctGGAGCGAGATATTCGGGAGTTCCACAGAACGCTAAGTTTGGTTAGCTATGTGTTGTTGATCAGGAGCGATGAGAAGATCTTACTATTGGTTCGGTCTTCGTCTTTCATGTCCAGCTTGCAGAGACCGAAATCGCAAAGAGCAATATGTCCAGTGTAATCGAGAAGAATGTTCTCAGGCTTGAGATCCCGGTAGATAACTTTGAAGCCGTGTAGACACTCGAGAGCGCACAGCAACTCTGCGGTGTAGAAACGGGCTCGGTTGATATCAAATCGTTGCTCCCTTTGCAAATGGTGGAACAACTCTCCACCGTTCACAAACGCTAACACGAAGTACAACTTCTCAGGCGACTGGAATGAGAACTTCAGGGGAACAATAAATGGGTTATTGATCTGTGCAAGAACCGATCGCTCGGCAAGTGTGTGTGTAACTTCCGAACGCGAGATAATGTGAGCCTTGCGAATCGTCTTGAGGGCGTAGATCCGACCAGTATCCTTCTTCCTGTGTTTCACGAATTGTTAGCGTTTTTTAAAACCAAGCAAGTAAGTCTTGAGTCCACCTACATGACCTGCATGACCTTTCCGAAACTACCTTTGCCCACAACTTTGAGCAAATCAAAGTCTTCTAACTTGAGACTCCGCTGCTTGTTCTCCACAAAGGAGATACCAATCTTGACCGAACCAGAACCAAATTGGAGATCCAACCACTCAGCACCCTGCTGACCCAGTTGACGCCCTTGCTCATCATGGGCTGCGGCAGCCTTCTGATTGTCTTTCTTGCTGAGTTTCGGATCTTCCACATATGGCTGGCTTTCTTCGAAGCGAGGGTTGACCTTGCATGCACCCAAGAAGATGTCTTCACTTCGTCCGGCACCAGGCCGGGCTGTAGGGTTGCGTAGATACAGCTGTACATTCAACTCCGTCTTCCGGGACACATCGAACTTGAAGGCTGTATTGTCGCCAGCCCACAAT
Above is a genomic segment from Penicillium digitatum chromosome 3, complete sequence containing:
- a CDS encoding Serine/threonine protein kinase (YPK1), putative — translated: MSWKLTKSMFTGKLKETHLAPLTSSFGRSSSTSTIKGDSNGDEALTPVASHAPPNALSTNGIAASESLVSPPVATVNPGILIVTLHEGRNFSLSPHFQQIFNSHFQNNSYASSSLRPSTSSSSNSAQNQAGSFVSSARPQSTSGGINAAPTIHGRYSTKYLPYALLDFEKNQVFVDAVSGTPENPLWAGDNTAFKFDVSRKTELNVQLYLRNPTARPGAGRSEDIFLGACKVNPRFEESQPYVEDPKLSKKDNQKAAAAHDEQGRQLGQQGAEWLDLQFGSGSVKIGISFVENKQRSLKLEDFDLLKVVGKGSFGKVMQVMKKDTGRIYALKTIRKAHIISRSEVTHTLAERSVLAQINNPFIVPLKFSFQSPEKLYFVLAFVNGGELFHHLQREQRFDINRARFYTAELLCALECLHGFKVIYRDLKPENILLDYTGHIALCDFGLCKLDMKDEDRTNTFCGTPEYLAPELLLGNGYTKTVDWWTLGVLLYEMLTGLPPFYDENTNEMYRKILQEPLTFPSSDIVPPAARDLLSRLLDRDPVRRLGANGAAEIKSHHFFANIDWRKLLQRKYEPSFRPNVADARDTENFDVEFTREAPQDSYVDGPVLSQTMQQQFAGWSYNRPVAGLGDAGGSVKDPSFVSIPE